AGGCGGCGGAGGGGCAGATGGATGCCGCCTTCAAGACGCTGGAGACCACCCTCCGCGAGAGCCCCGATGACCCGGAGGCCAAGGCCGTGGAGGCCGAAATCCTCCTGCTCAAGGGGGACGAGCTGCTGGCCGCCAACCTCATGGACAAGCTGCTCCAGCAGGACCCGGAGCTGACCTCCGCGCGCCTCTTGCGCGCGCGCTACTTCCTCAACAGCGGCTTCGCGGAGATGGCCGAGGCGGACCTCAACGCGGTGCAGGGCCCGGACGCGCAGCGCACGGACGTCGTCACGCTGCGCGCGCGGGTGCTGATGGTGCTCGGCCGCCCCGCGGACGCCGAGGCCGTCCTGAAGAAGCTGGTGGACGCCGAGCCTCGCAACGCCGAGGCCCTGGCCTGGCTCGCGGAGGCGGTGCTGGCGCAGGGCCGCCGCCCGGATGCCCAGGCGCTGGTGGACAAGGCCCTCCAGCTCCGGCCCCGGCTGGCGCGCGCCCTGTACGTGCGCGGGCGCATGCAGGAGGCGCAGGGAGACCGCAAGGGCGCCGAGGAGAGCTACCGCTACGCACTGGCCGCGGAGCCCCGCTTCGCGCCGGCCCTCTCGTACATCTGGCCCCTATACCTGAAATCCGACCGCAAGACGGACGCCCAGGCGGCCCTGGAGACCCTGGTGTCCCTGGGCGAGGCCACGCCCGAGGAGAAGGTGCGGCTGGCCGGCCTCTACGCCACGCTCCAGACCAAGGTGCCCCAGGGGCTGAAGCTCATCGACGAGGCGCTGAAGCGCGAGCCGAAGAACGCCGAGTACCTCGCCATCAAGAAGAGCCTCACGGCCCTGCTGCCGAAGCCGAAGAAGAAGTTCTCCGGCCCCGTCATCATCCGCGGCGGCCGCTGACGGCCGCCAGGAGCGGAGCCTCCGGCGCCGGCAGCCCGGGGGCCTCCGCCACCACGCGCTCCAGGGCCTTCAGGCCCTTGCGCTGGCCCACCGCCACCACCGTGAGGTTCTCCCGGTGGAAGTAGCGCCGGGCCACCTCTCGCACGCGCGCGGCGGACTGCGCATCCACCAGGTCCGCGCGGTGGCTGAAGGACTCGGCCGCGTCGAACAGCTCGTTGACGCCGAACCAGCCGGACAGCTCCCCCGGCGAGTCCTGCGCGAACTCCAGCAGCATGCGGTGGCGGCGCTTGGCGCGGGACAGCTCCTCCTCGCCCACCTCCGTGTCGCAGAGGGTGCCCAGCACGCGAAACATCTCCTCCACCACCTGCGCGGCCTTCTCGGGCGCGCTGGCCGCTTCAATCTCGAAGAGGCCGGAGTCGTGGTAGGCGTCAATCGACGCGTGGACGGAGTAGGCCAGCCCGCGCTTCTCCACGATTTCGAAGGGCAGCCGCGAGGACAGGCCGTCATCCAGCAGGCGCCGGAGAATCTGGAGGGCGGGGTGGTCCTCGTGCCGGTCCGGCACGGTGCGGAAGTTGAGGCGGAACTCCGTCTGCGACTCGTCGTGCGCGACGAAGTGCAGCCGGGGGCCGGGCAGGCCGAAGGGCGGAGGCGTCTCCGTGCTGACGGGGCCGCGAGGCAGGCCGGCGAAGGCCCGCTCGGTCAGCTCCAGCACCTCCTGCCGGTTCACCCGGCCGGCGGCCGTCACCACCAGGTTGCCCGTCACGTAGTGCTTCGCGAAGTGCTCCAGCACCTGGGCGTGGGTGAGGGCGGAGACGGACTCGCGCGTGCCGGCAATCTTCAGCGCCAGCGGGTGGCCGGGGAACATCAGGTGCTTGGACAGGTTGTCCAGGTCGATGTCGCGGCCCTTCTCGTCCACCTCGTCCAGCATCTCCTCGAGGATGATCTGCCGCTCCACCTCCATGTCCGTGAGGCGGGGGCGGGTGAGCATGTCGCCGATGATGTCCATGCCCACGCGCAGGTGCGAGGGATGGAGGGGCGTGTAGTAGTAGCCGTGGTCCCGGGTGGTGACGCCGTTGAGGTTGCCGCCAACCTCTTCCACGGCCGCGTTCATCTTCACGGTGTCCGGCCAGTGGGCACTGCCCCGGAAGAAGAGGTGCTCCAGGTAATGGCTGACGCCGTTGTTGTCGGGCGTCTCGTGACGACTGCCCGTCCGCACGTAGATGGCGAGCAGGGCGGTGTGGAGGTGGGGCGTCTCGACGGTGACGACGCGCAGCCCCGAGGGCAGCACGTCCCGGAACGAATTGAAGCTCATGCGCGAGGAAGCCTTAACACGAAGGCCGTTCCCTGGCCGGGAATACTCTGGCAGGAGAGCGAGCCCCCGTGGGCCTGGAGGATCTGCTGGCTCACGGCGAGTCCCAGGCCGGTGCCACCCTCCTTGGTGGTGAAGAAGGGCTCGAACAGATGTCGGCGGACCTCCTCCGTCATCCCCTGTCCGGTGTCCTTCACGGTGACTTCCACCACCCCGTCCTGGGGGGTGGTGGCCACGGTGAGCCTGCCGCCGCCGGGCATGGCCTCGCGGCTGTTGCGCAGCAGGTTGAGGAAGACCTGCCGGAGCTGGCCCTCGTCGGCGAGCACGGCCGGGGTGTCCTTGGCGAAGTCGCGCGCGACTTCGACTCCGGCGCGCTCCAGCTCCTCGCGGGTGAAGTCCAGCACGCCGTCCAGCACGGCGGTGACGTCGCACGGGTCCAGGTCCGGCCGGGGCGGGCGGGCCATGCGCAGGTACTGCTCGGTGACGTCGGCCAGCCGGTCCACCTCGCGGGTGACGGCGGAGAGCAGCTCCCTCACCTCGCCGGAGTCCTCCTCGGACGCGAAGCTGGCGCGCTCCAGCCCGTCCTGGAGCAGCTCCACGTTGAGGCCGATGGAGGACAGCGGGTTGCGCACCTCGTGGACGATTTGGGCGGAGATGCGGCCCACGGCGGCCAGCT
Above is a window of Pyxidicoccus xibeiensis DNA encoding:
- a CDS encoding tetratricopeptide repeat protein is translated as MAAVHNRAQQAQTALAEARAHIANGEHAPALAALRKAATAAPDSAEPLLLMAEAHRLAGNEGAAILALKQAKSLVPGDDPSIQKQLAELYLRDGHTQDALNTLVGLLNAGSLQDADVLRLARLQAAEGQMDAAFKTLETTLRESPDDPEAKAVEAEILLLKGDELLAANLMDKLLQQDPELTSARLLRARYFLNSGFAEMAEADLNAVQGPDAQRTDVVTLRARVLMVLGRPADAEAVLKKLVDAEPRNAEALAWLAEAVLAQGRRPDAQALVDKALQLRPRLARALYVRGRMQEAQGDRKGAEESYRYALAAEPRFAPALSYIWPLYLKSDRKTDAQAALETLVSLGEATPEEKVRLAGLYATLQTKVPQGLKLIDEALKREPKNAEYLAIKKSLTALLPKPKKKFSGPVIIRGGR
- a CDS encoding M16 family metallopeptidase, whose translation is MSFNSFRDVLPSGLRVVTVETPHLHTALLAIYVRTGSRHETPDNNGVSHYLEHLFFRGSAHWPDTVKMNAAVEEVGGNLNGVTTRDHGYYYTPLHPSHLRVGMDIIGDMLTRPRLTDMEVERQIILEEMLDEVDEKGRDIDLDNLSKHLMFPGHPLALKIAGTRESVSALTHAQVLEHFAKHYVTGNLVVTAAGRVNRQEVLELTERAFAGLPRGPVSTETPPPFGLPGPRLHFVAHDESQTEFRLNFRTVPDRHEDHPALQILRRLLDDGLSSRLPFEIVEKRGLAYSVHASIDAYHDSGLFEIEAASAPEKAAQVVEEMFRVLGTLCDTEVGEEELSRAKRRHRMLLEFAQDSPGELSGWFGVNELFDAAESFSHRADLVDAQSAARVREVARRYFHRENLTVVAVGQRKGLKALERVVAEAPGLPAPEAPLLAAVSGRRG